The segment CTGGAAGCGGCGAACATTCTTGCTAGACAAGGGCAACGTGAAAACGCTTTTGACGCAGCCGATGCGGTTGATGAAAACATACTTTCAGAATCGGATCGGGTGCGCTGGGCTATGCTGTTCTCTGAACTTGCTCGTGGCCTAGATAACCCCCGCGCCGTTCTACGCGCAACCCAAGTGCTTGACGACGAACTCCCCATGCAAGAAAACCAACAAAAGACTCTCGCAGAACGCCAGCAGTGGGCACGTCAAGCACTAGATCAAGCAGAGCCCACCAAAGCAACCATACCTGAATTAGAGGGCGTCGACATACGCCGCATTGCAGTGGCATTACCAGAATCTGGGCCACTAAGTAGCGTGGCTAACGCTATCGCCTCCGCCATGCGCCGTCATCACGACTTGCGCGGAGATAATGTACAGCTTAATTTCATTGATGCGTCTCAATATTCATTAGATGAGATTTACCAACGTGCCGAGCAAATGAATGCTCAGATTCTGATCGGCCCAATTGACAAAGATCAAGTCACCCAACTTGAGCAGCGCAATAGTGTACCGCTACCTACGCTGGCTCTGAACTACGGCAACAGTGCAAGCAATCAAGCCCCTCAACTTCTTCAGTATGGTTTATCTGCTGAAGATGAAGCCCGCCAAGCAGCCCGCCGAGCCTTTCAGGATGGCCATCGTCAAATGTCCATCATGGTTCCTGATAATGCCTGGGGACGGCGCGTAGGCGAAGCTTTCTGGAATGAGTGGCAAGGTCAAGGCGGTGAAATCACCAATGCCGTCCGTTATGATCCGAGCAATGCCGTGGCTAACGCGGTGAGAACAGCCTTAAATGTCAGTGGCGAGCGCGCCCGCCTTGGGAACATTGATGCGCTATTCTTACTGGCGCTTCCCGAGTACGCAAGGCAAGTCCCCCCCACTATGGACTACTATTACGCCCCCAACCTGCCCGTTTATGCCACCTCTCATCTTCATGAAGGACGTCTACAGGCACGCTTAGACCAAGACCTAAATGATGTGATGTTTATCGATATTCCCTGGCAAATACCTGATGCAGCGGTTGGTGGCGAAGAAGCACTGCCCTTTTATTCGACCTATGAAGAGCTTCGAAACGAATCAGACGCTTCAATGTTCCGCCTGATGGCAATGGGTGTGGATGCCTACGAACTTGGCATTCGCTTATCAGACCTATCAGCTCTTGACGGCATGAATGGAAGCACTGGCACTCTTCGCCTATCGGGTGATGGCAGGGTTTCTCGAGAATTACCATGGGCCAAATTCCAAAATGGCGTACCGTCGCCCATTTTGATTCCCGGCCTGCTGAACGATGACCAATAATCATCAGAGTTCCAATACACCACAAACAGCACGGATACGGGGAGCAGCCATTGAGCAATTAGCCGCTAAATGGCTGCAGCAGCATGGTCTAACGCTTGTCACTAGCAATCATCACGTCAAAGGCGGCGAGCTAGATCTTGTAATGAAAGACCAGGATACCCTGGTCTTTATTGAGGTTAAGCATCGCACCACTACCCGTTACGGCCACCCTTTAGAAACCGTCACTGCACAGAAGCGACATCGCCTGATACGAGCGGCCAAGCTCTATATCGCTAGACATGCTGTTTCAAGTCCGTGTCGCTTTGATATTCTAGCAATCACAGGCACGCCTCCCACGCTTGAATTTCAGTGGGAAAAAGCGGCTTTTGATGCTTACTGATACTTTCA is part of the Halomonas sp. GT genome and harbors:
- a CDS encoding penicillin-binding protein activator yields the protein MKQSIRGLLATAFMALLITGCAMQPPSVVDRVPDQDASRLLSQAEQQAPEQAAKTRLEAANILARQGQRENAFDAADAVDENILSESDRVRWAMLFSELARGLDNPRAVLRATQVLDDELPMQENQQKTLAERQQWARQALDQAEPTKATIPELEGVDIRRIAVALPESGPLSSVANAIASAMRRHHDLRGDNVQLNFIDASQYSLDEIYQRAEQMNAQILIGPIDKDQVTQLEQRNSVPLPTLALNYGNSASNQAPQLLQYGLSAEDEARQAARRAFQDGHRQMSIMVPDNAWGRRVGEAFWNEWQGQGGEITNAVRYDPSNAVANAVRTALNVSGERARLGNIDALFLLALPEYARQVPPTMDYYYAPNLPVYATSHLHEGRLQARLDQDLNDVMFIDIPWQIPDAAVGGEEALPFYSTYEELRNESDASMFRLMAMGVDAYELGIRLSDLSALDGMNGSTGTLRLSGDGRVSRELPWAKFQNGVPSPILIPGLLNDDQ
- a CDS encoding YraN family protein, with the translated sequence MTNNHQSSNTPQTARIRGAAIEQLAAKWLQQHGLTLVTSNHHVKGGELDLVMKDQDTLVFIEVKHRTTTRYGHPLETVTAQKRHRLIRAAKLYIARHAVSSPCRFDILAITGTPPTLEFQWEKAAFDAY